In Methanosarcina siciliae T4/M, one genomic interval encodes:
- a CDS encoding RNA ligase, which yields MHKEENGEIDPDFINRLAGFLGFEEERVRHLFEKKYLARNWGKHEHMLRFDKEISHIEHGTVLYEKGSSFEIIMGFPKIRRAMVLDPTLKKHFNGLSKLTVEEKMNGYNVRVAQVDGEILAITRSGYICPYTTERANAKLNLEFFDAFPELVLYGEMVGPDNPYVPKTIYDVESVEFFIFDIREKNTGKPLPTAKRRETMEKYGFFQVRSFGEIPLETAPEEIANIIRELGKTEHEGVVIKDPEMVLPSLKYTSSQSNCSDLRHAFKFYNEAGRDYMLSRIVREGFQTVEWDEDETEFKKRCIQLGESILNPLRESIRSVKDGERLYEEVRIRVRDLKTATEFENYLKRLGVDTIFEAPQPAGNEYLVNIKKINKSTNDKTQAIWEGELW from the coding sequence ATGCACAAAGAGGAGAATGGGGAAATAGACCCTGACTTTATAAACCGGCTGGCGGGTTTCCTGGGCTTTGAGGAAGAGAGAGTCCGGCACCTTTTTGAAAAGAAGTACCTTGCCCGGAACTGGGGCAAACATGAGCATATGCTCCGTTTCGATAAGGAAATTTCCCATATAGAGCACGGGACCGTACTTTATGAAAAAGGCAGCTCTTTTGAAATTATCATGGGCTTCCCGAAGATTCGGAGAGCCATGGTCCTTGACCCCACGCTTAAAAAACACTTCAACGGCCTCAGTAAACTGACTGTAGAAGAAAAAATGAACGGGTACAATGTCCGGGTAGCGCAGGTCGACGGAGAGATCCTTGCAATCACCCGGAGCGGATATATCTGCCCCTACACAACAGAAAGGGCAAATGCAAAACTTAACCTAGAGTTCTTTGACGCTTTTCCGGAACTTGTTCTCTACGGTGAAATGGTAGGCCCTGACAACCCATATGTCCCGAAGACAATCTATGACGTCGAGTCCGTGGAGTTTTTCATCTTCGATATCCGGGAGAAAAACACAGGCAAACCCCTACCAACGGCAAAAAGGCGGGAGACGATGGAAAAATATGGCTTTTTCCAGGTACGATCCTTTGGGGAAATTCCCCTGGAAACAGCCCCCGAAGAAATCGCAAACATCATCCGGGAACTGGGGAAAACCGAGCATGAAGGCGTGGTCATCAAAGACCCGGAAATGGTCCTGCCCTCTCTTAAGTACACCTCCTCCCAGAGCAACTGCTCCGACCTCAGGCACGCCTTCAAGTTTTACAACGAAGCCGGAAGGGATTATATGCTCTCCCGCATAGTCCGGGAAGGTTTTCAGACTGTGGAATGGGACGAAGACGAAACCGAGTTCAAGAAACGCTGTATACAGCTTGGAGAAAGCATCCTGAACCCTCTAAGAGAATCAATAAGAAGTGTAAAGGACGGAGAAAGACTCTACGAAGAGGTCAGGATCAGGGTAAGGGACCTGAAAACCGCGACAGAATTTGAGAATTACCTCAAAAGACTTGGGGTAGATACAATCTTTGAAGCCCCACAACCGGCAGGAAACGAGTATCTGGTAAACATCAAGAAAATCAATAAAAGCACCAATGATAAAACTCAGGCGATCTGGGAAGGAGAACTCTGGTGA
- a CDS encoding TIGR00266 family protein, translating into MADDIDYEIIGNDMQIVEIELDPGEAVQAEAGAMAYMGPGIQMQTSMGSEGGGLLGGLKKGLKRALTGESFFITNFIHKGSGKGHVAFAAPYPGKIIPLDLSKFGGSILCQKDAFLCAARGVDVEVAFTRKIGTGLFGGEGFILQRLRGNGFAFVHIGGTVVRKDLAPGETYHVDTGCVAAFTETVNYDITWSKDFKNALFGGEGIVLATLTGPGTVYMQSLPFSRLADRIYAASTSNQNRGEQTGIGGSDILGGLIGGDKSF; encoded by the coding sequence ATGGCTGACGATATCGACTACGAGATTATTGGGAACGATATGCAAATCGTTGAAATTGAGCTTGATCCAGGTGAGGCTGTTCAGGCAGAAGCCGGAGCCATGGCATATATGGGACCCGGAATCCAGATGCAGACAAGTATGGGCAGTGAGGGGGGCGGACTCCTCGGAGGTCTGAAAAAGGGATTGAAAAGAGCCCTGACCGGGGAAAGTTTTTTTATTACAAACTTTATCCACAAAGGTTCCGGAAAAGGGCATGTGGCCTTTGCGGCTCCTTATCCGGGAAAGATTATCCCCCTTGATCTTTCAAAATTCGGAGGTAGTATCCTCTGCCAGAAGGATGCTTTTCTCTGCGCTGCCCGCGGTGTGGATGTGGAAGTGGCTTTTACCCGCAAAATCGGAACAGGGCTTTTCGGTGGTGAGGGTTTCATTCTTCAGAGGTTGCGGGGGAACGGCTTTGCCTTTGTCCATATCGGAGGCACGGTTGTAAGAAAGGATCTGGCTCCGGGTGAGACATACCATGTTGACACAGGCTGTGTGGCAGCTTTTACCGAAACTGTAAATTACGACATAACCTGGTCCAAGGACTTCAAAAATGCCCTCTTCGGAGGCGAAGGAATTGTCCTTGCAACCCTAACAGGCCCGGGAACCGTGTATATGCAGAGCCTGCCTTTCTCACGCCTCGCTGACAGAATCTATGCAGCTTCAACTTCCAATCAGAATAGAGGAGAACAGACCGGCATTGGTGGAAGCGATATCCTTGGCGGCCTTATTGGCGGAGACAAGTCTTTCTAA
- a CDS encoding CBS domain-containing protein, with amino-acid sequence MQAKDIMVQPHKIDKSDTISHALDLMEKKDTKRLLVVHDNQVLGVLTMRGLTEQLGTRRKQSKPASSLHVATAVSDNFVKVLPDTDTKDVLTLMKKSGGVIIVTNNGNAMGWVTPQEFMETNHFTGFAGEVMEKNPIIVNPSDRVSHARRLILDNNVGRLPVVENGKLVGIIAEEDIASAMRSFRDLVADNQQDSRIKNLLVGDIMTRSVVSVYTNTPLSDAVTTMLEQNLGGVPVLNLEEELVGFLARRNIINTIEE; translated from the coding sequence ATGCAAGCTAAAGACATAATGGTACAACCACACAAGATTGATAAGTCAGACACCATATCTCACGCCCTTGATCTAATGGAAAAAAAAGATACAAAACGCCTGCTGGTAGTGCATGATAACCAGGTTCTCGGTGTACTTACCATGAGAGGTCTGACAGAACAGCTCGGAACCCGCAGGAAACAGAGCAAACCCGCATCCTCTTTGCATGTTGCAACAGCCGTATCCGATAACTTTGTAAAGGTCTTGCCAGATACCGACACTAAAGACGTTCTCACCCTTATGAAAAAAAGTGGAGGCGTGATCATTGTCACTAACAACGGAAACGCAATGGGCTGGGTGACCCCACAGGAATTTATGGAAACAAACCATTTCACAGGCTTTGCCGGAGAGGTAATGGAAAAAAACCCGATCATTGTCAACCCCTCAGACCGCGTTAGTCACGCCAGACGCCTGATCCTTGATAATAATGTGGGTAGGCTGCCTGTAGTTGAGAATGGAAAGCTTGTAGGAATCATTGCAGAAGAAGATATTGCTTCTGCAATGCGCTCTTTCAGGGATCTGGTAGCTGACAACCAGCAAGACTCCAGAATCAAAAACCTGCTTGTTGGAGACATTATGACCCGTAGCGTGGTCAGCGTATATACCAACACTCCTCTTTCAGATGCGGTTACTACCATGCTGGAACAAAATTTGGGAGGTGTTCCTGTCCTCAATCTGGAGGAAGAACTGGTTGGTTTCCTCGCACGCAGGAATATTATAAACACAATCGAGGAATAA
- a CDS encoding CBS domain-containing protein, with protein sequence MNVADIMSSPVYAINTDEPVSRARKLMLRHRISTLLVLNEGKMVGIVTKSDISNRLAQTEPLWRRRPIDQIPIKLLMTESVITIYPEASISQAAALMLENGVHDIPVVKNDIVGIVTRTDIVRYVAEHADEINTKIPRLMTDDVVSVHRHHTINHVIDEMNKNEIERVIVKDDAGKPVGVISKRNLALNLLTDNEGKLSTKSIKMTRKSSPAGQKTYRYVKEVPLTAEDIMITPIISIDVNEKISIAAKKLIEEEITALPVSDGEEIVGILSRTDIMKSVL encoded by the coding sequence ATGAATGTGGCGGACATCATGAGCTCACCTGTGTACGCTATAAACACAGATGAACCCGTGTCACGTGCAAGAAAACTGATGTTAAGACACAGAATCAGTACGTTGCTTGTCCTTAATGAGGGCAAAATGGTGGGGATCGTTACGAAATCAGATATCAGCAACCGCCTGGCTCAGACCGAACCTCTCTGGAGGAGAAGGCCGATCGACCAGATCCCGATCAAGTTGCTGATGACAGAATCCGTAATCACCATTTATCCCGAAGCCTCCATTTCCCAGGCAGCCGCCTTAATGCTTGAGAACGGAGTGCATGACATTCCGGTGGTAAAAAACGATATTGTAGGTATTGTCACCAGGACAGATATCGTGCGCTATGTTGCCGAACACGCGGATGAAATAAATACAAAAATCCCCAGACTGATGACCGACGATGTCGTTTCTGTTCACAGACACCACACAATCAACCATGTGATAGACGAAATGAACAAAAACGAGATCGAAAGAGTGATCGTAAAAGACGACGCGGGAAAACCTGTGGGAGTTATTTCAAAGAGGAACCTTGCCTTAAACCTCTTAACTGACAATGAAGGCAAACTTTCAACAAAAAGCATCAAGATGACCAGGAAATCTTCGCCTGCAGGTCAGAAAACTTACAGATACGTAAAAGAAGTGCCTTTGACAGCGGAAGACATAATGATTACTCCAATAATATCCATTGATGTAAACGAAAAAATTAGCATTGCTGCAAAAAAATTGATCGAGGAAGAGATAACTGCCCTGCCTGTCAGCGATGGCGAAGAAATCGTAGGAATCCTGAGCAGGACAGACATTATGAAATCCGTGCTCTAA
- a CDS encoding CBS domain-containing protein: MILLNKNTTFVPVEKMNVQPQLNKSGKKAQQKDPHSVSSMGTMRIGPSFKSRISEHEGKILALATRDVVTLPPTATIMEAVRIMTERRFRRIPITDAGTGRLEGVVTSVDIIDFLGGGSRNLLVENRFKGNLLAAINEEVRQIMQTDVAYINDQADFKDAVTTMLEKRTGGLPIINDEMQVVAIFTERNAVELMGGIVTNKTVDEYMTKNVTMVTTDTPIGQAAKVMVQNRFRRLPVVKDGIFAGIVTASDIVHFLGRGDAFSKLTTGNIHEALDQPVGSIVSQELIWTSPGTDMGQAMEIMLEKKIGSLPVLEDGMLRGIITESDFLRGFDL; this comes from the coding sequence GTGATCCTATTGAACAAAAATACGACATTTGTACCAGTCGAAAAAATGAATGTTCAGCCACAATTGAACAAATCAGGTAAAAAGGCACAACAGAAAGACCCACACTCGGTCAGCAGCATGGGCACAATGAGAATAGGCCCCAGTTTCAAGTCCCGCATTTCGGAACATGAGGGAAAAATTCTTGCCCTGGCAACAAGGGATGTAGTAACTCTCCCTCCCACCGCAACCATCATGGAAGCGGTCAGAATTATGACTGAAAGGAGGTTCAGGCGTATCCCTATCACAGATGCTGGCACAGGGAGACTGGAAGGAGTCGTGACTTCTGTTGATATTATAGATTTCCTGGGAGGGGGCAGCAGAAACCTCCTTGTCGAAAACCGCTTTAAAGGCAACCTTCTGGCTGCAATAAACGAAGAAGTACGCCAGATTATGCAAACTGATGTTGCTTACATCAATGACCAGGCAGACTTCAAGGATGCTGTTACAACAATGCTTGAAAAGAGGACCGGAGGCCTGCCAATCATAAATGATGAAATGCAGGTCGTCGCAATCTTTACCGAAAGAAATGCCGTGGAACTGATGGGTGGGATTGTGACAAACAAAACCGTTGATGAATATATGACCAAAAATGTCACAATGGTAACAACAGATACGCCCATCGGACAGGCAGCAAAAGTAATGGTGCAGAACAGGTTCCGAAGACTTCCTGTAGTAAAAGACGGAATTTTTGCAGGAATAGTCACTGCCTCGGATATCGTCCATTTTCTTGGAAGAGGAGATGCATTTAGCAAACTCACAACAGGAAACATTCACGAGGCCCTGGACCAGCCTGTAGGCTCCATTGTTTCACAAGAACTGATCTGGACCAGCCCTGGCACAGATATGGGACAAGCTATGGAAATCATGCTCGAGAAAAAAATAGGCTCACTTCCGGTCCTGGAAGACGGAATGCTCCGCGGGATTATTACAGAGAGCGACTTCCTGAGAGGGTTTGACCTTTAA
- a CDS encoding CBS domain-containing protein, translating into MNVSEIMSEGPVSIKEGDFVTHARQLMRDYLFRALVVVDEGNRLVGMLNDQDIMRVTSTRSNVTVGGYARQSPTVTPDMDVVKAAKLIVQSKQNRVPVVKSTTDHTVVGVLSDVDILRNAELPRSASKTIDTVMTKKVKTCSPDERISRVWNYMIETDYTGIPVVSKKGDPIGMITRRDIIKAGILRMSVEDERATRPNESPKVEKIMSTPAYTLSENDSVKSAIEMIIKHDIGRVTVVDEQGKISGIADRQDLMGAFVKGWAE; encoded by the coding sequence ATGAATGTCAGCGAGATAATGTCAGAAGGGCCTGTAAGTATCAAAGAGGGGGATTTCGTAACTCACGCCCGCCAGCTGATGCGTGATTACTTGTTCAGAGCTCTTGTTGTTGTTGATGAGGGAAACCGGCTTGTGGGAATGCTGAACGATCAGGATATTATGAGAGTTACGTCCACGCGCTCAAATGTCACGGTGGGTGGATATGCCAGGCAATCCCCAACAGTCACTCCGGACATGGATGTCGTAAAAGCTGCAAAATTGATAGTGCAATCGAAACAGAACAGAGTTCCGGTTGTCAAATCAACAACAGACCACACGGTTGTAGGAGTCCTGAGCGACGTTGATATTCTCCGGAATGCGGAACTCCCCAGAAGTGCTTCAAAAACGATAGACACGGTTATGACAAAAAAAGTCAAAACCTGTTCACCGGATGAAAGGATCTCCAGAGTCTGGAATTACATGATAGAAACAGATTATACCGGGATTCCAGTCGTTTCAAAGAAAGGTGATCCCATCGGGATGATAACAAGAAGGGATATAATCAAAGCAGGAATTTTGAGAATGTCCGTAGAAGACGAAAGAGCCACAAGGCCAAACGAAAGTCCCAAGGTTGAAAAGATTATGTCAACTCCTGCATACACGCTTTCGGAGAACGATTCCGTTAAGAGTGCGATTGAAATGATTATCAAGCATGATATAGGAAGAGTTACCGTAGTAGATGAGCAGGGAAAAATCTCCGGAATCGCTGACAGGCAGGATCTGATGGGTGCCTTTGTCAAAGGGTGGGCGGAGTAA
- a CDS encoding CBS domain-containing protein, translating to MADEPEREAGTDIHNKEIGREVSVAEVMNKTVITMDVNTDIPAIAREMTQNNVGSVIITQNEKAIGIITERDLVKGIVAENRKPGEVNASKILSTPLLTLEPGTSIVKASEIMLKANIKRLPVLENSTIIGIISHTDILMITPGLSTILKDLIDMNREALLSTPVIEEVEGDFITGICESCLYHSIDLKLVNGRYLCENCRHEEGEDYE from the coding sequence ATGGCTGATGAACCTGAGAGGGAAGCAGGTACTGATATTCACAACAAGGAAATTGGGAGAGAGGTCTCGGTTGCTGAAGTGATGAATAAAACAGTCATCACAATGGATGTTAACACAGATATCCCTGCCATTGCAAGGGAAATGACCCAAAACAATGTTGGAAGCGTAATTATTACACAAAACGAAAAAGCCATAGGGATTATTACCGAAAGGGACCTTGTGAAGGGTATTGTTGCAGAGAACAGAAAACCAGGGGAAGTAAATGCAAGCAAAATCCTTTCCACCCCGTTGCTAACTTTAGAGCCCGGGACAAGTATAGTAAAAGCTTCCGAAATCATGTTAAAAGCCAATATTAAAAGGCTGCCAGTCCTTGAAAACAGCACAATTATAGGAATTATATCTCACACAGACATCCTGATGATTACACCTGGACTCAGCACCATTCTCAAAGACCTTATTGATATGAACCGGGAGGCTCTCCTCTCCACTCCTGTAATTGAAGAAGTCGAAGGAGACTTCATTACAGGAATATGCGAGTCCTGTCTCTATCATTCAATAGACCTCAAATTAGTTAACGGCAGGTATTTATGCGAAAATTGCCGGCATGAGGAAGGAGAAGACTATGAATGA
- a CDS encoding OB-fold nucleic acid binding domain-containing protein (Replication protein A protects and stabilize the intermediate ssDNA that is generated by the unwinding action of a DNA helicase at the replication fork. In addition, SSBs prevent the formation of secondary structures by single-stranded template DNA.), which yields MTDIDTIYKKLSHVISREDFLKRIEEKVENMGGLCDEAMAAMLVANELGFSDAGRDNVKIENITPESGPVNFIARVVSVFDVKEFTRNDGTIGRVGNLIVGDETGKLKLTLWDNMADLIKAGKVKIGQTVQISGYAKQGYSGVEVNIGNNGVLTESEEEVDVAASSQKIKDIKDGMGELNLTGKVLEVSEIRTFQRKDGSGGKVGNLLIGDETGTLRVTLWDEKTDFLNQLEYGDTVELINAYARENAFTQKVELQIGNRSIIRKSEKQVEYEEVFTPVADIKADMNNINISGRVLDISEVRTFEKKDGSAGRVANILLGDSTGKIRLTIWDEKTEILDEIDFDDTVEVLNAYSRENTFSQQVELSLGARGIIQKSEKKVEYREKFTDIADIIPGENYSVQGKVSEIGELREFEREDGTENVVSNLQLEDETGSIRLTLWGEQAYVIEDLDIDSEIQIIDAYARYGLNEEIELSVGNRSRVIIL from the coding sequence ATGACCGATATTGACACTATTTATAAAAAGCTCAGCCATGTCATCAGTAGAGAGGATTTCCTGAAGCGCATAGAGGAAAAGGTCGAGAACATGGGAGGGCTTTGTGACGAGGCGATGGCTGCCATGCTGGTCGCCAATGAGCTAGGATTCTCGGACGCGGGAAGGGACAATGTAAAAATAGAAAACATTACCCCTGAGAGCGGGCCTGTTAATTTTATAGCAAGAGTTGTTTCAGTTTTTGATGTCAAAGAGTTTACCCGGAACGATGGGACTATAGGCAGAGTTGGAAACCTGATCGTCGGAGACGAAACCGGAAAACTGAAGTTAACCCTTTGGGACAACATGGCAGATTTGATTAAGGCCGGAAAGGTAAAGATAGGACAGACAGTCCAGATAAGCGGATATGCAAAGCAGGGCTATTCCGGAGTGGAAGTTAACATCGGCAATAATGGCGTCCTGACCGAAAGTGAAGAGGAAGTTGATGTTGCTGCAAGCAGCCAGAAGATAAAGGACATAAAAGACGGGATGGGAGAACTCAACCTTACAGGCAAGGTACTTGAAGTTTCTGAAATCAGAACTTTCCAGCGAAAAGACGGAAGCGGTGGGAAAGTCGGAAACCTGCTTATCGGAGACGAAACAGGAACGCTCAGGGTAACGCTCTGGGACGAAAAAACCGATTTTTTAAACCAGCTCGAGTATGGGGACACTGTTGAACTGATCAATGCTTACGCCCGTGAAAATGCCTTTACGCAAAAGGTTGAATTGCAGATCGGAAATCGGAGCATAATCCGGAAAAGCGAAAAGCAAGTAGAATATGAAGAAGTGTTTACCCCTGTTGCAGATATAAAGGCTGACATGAATAATATCAATATTTCAGGAAGGGTACTTGACATCTCGGAAGTCCGAACTTTCGAGAAAAAAGATGGATCTGCCGGCAGGGTGGCAAATATCCTTCTGGGCGATTCCACAGGCAAAATCAGGCTTACAATCTGGGACGAAAAAACCGAGATTCTTGACGAGATTGATTTCGATGATACCGTGGAAGTCCTCAATGCCTATTCCCGGGAAAACACATTCAGCCAGCAGGTTGAACTCAGCCTTGGCGCCAGAGGGATAATTCAGAAAAGTGAAAAAAAGGTCGAGTACAGGGAGAAATTTACTGACATCGCCGACATTATTCCGGGAGAGAATTATTCCGTCCAGGGAAAAGTTTCCGAAATCGGAGAACTGAGAGAGTTTGAAAGGGAAGACGGAACCGAAAATGTGGTCTCAAACCTCCAGCTTGAGGACGAAACAGGAAGTATCCGGCTGACGCTCTGGGGAGAACAGGCTTATGTAATAGAGGATCTGGATATTGACTCCGAAATTCAGATTATTGACGCTTATGCCAGATACGGGTTGAATGAAGAAATAGAACTTAGCGTTGGGAACAGGAGCAGGGTGATTATTCTATGA